In Tachypleus tridentatus isolate NWPU-2018 chromosome 7, ASM421037v1, whole genome shotgun sequence, a genomic segment contains:
- the LOC143258016 gene encoding uncharacterized protein LOC143258016 translates to MKAGVLIIACLLLAATVNIYEAKGDLSVGGYMRDGNRASENNSPEGYGGYEGYGGHGGYGGYGGLSGSRGGGFRGGGFGGGLGGGYGRGGGLGGGVGGGLGGGFGGGFGGGIGGGLGRGIGRGIGGGYGAGGGFGFGGGAGRGLGRGLRRGGYGHSKCCG, encoded by the exons ATGAAGGCAGGG gtTCTGATTATAGCGTGTCTGCTCTTAGCCGCCACAGTCAACATTTATGAAGCAAAAGGGGATCTCAGTGTAGGAGGGTACATGAGAGATGGAAACCGTGCAAGTGAAAACAATAGTCCAGAAGGTTACGGTGGTTATGAAGGCTATGGTGGTCACGGAGGATACGGAGGTTATGGAGGATTAAGTGGTTCTAGAGGCGGTGGTTTTAGAGGAGGTGGTTTTGGAGGTGGTCTTGGAGGTGGTTATGGAAGAGGAGGGGGACTAGGAGGTGGAGTGGGAGGTGGACTTGGAGGCGGATTTGGAGGTGGTTTTGGGGGTGGAATCGGAGGAGGTTTGGGAAGAGGTATAGGACGAGGTATTGGAGGTGGTTATGGTGCTGGAGGTGGATTTGGTTTTGGAGGAGGTGCCGGCCGTGGTTTAGGACGAGGCTTGAGACGAGGTGGTTACGGACATTCTAAATGTTGCGGTTAA